Below is a window of Zygotorulaspora mrakii chromosome 3, complete sequence DNA.
CGAGTTTACATCTATTCTAGCTGCAAGATTTGGTACAACTGTATTAGCGGCTCAATCGATTGCATCAACAGTAGAATCCTTAACATTCCAAATCCCATTCTCTGTTGGTGTTGCAGCATCAAACAGAATTGCCTTCCATATCGGACAAGGCAACATTCGAAATTGTAAAACTGCGGTAGGTTGTACGTTGGTTTATATTGGTACTGTTCTATgtttattgaatttttctctattaACTTTCGGTAGATATGTCATAGCTAAGCTTTTCACCAGTGATCCAGAGGtaatttcttcaactgTTCCATTAATCAGTATAATTGCTGTAAACCAATTTTGGGACATCTTCAACGTATTCGGCGCTGCCTGTTTAAGAGCGCAGGGTAGGCAAAGAATCGGCGGATGTTTTAGTCTTATCGCATACTATGTAATTGGATTGCCACTTGGAGTGTATTTGGGATTTAAGAAGCACTTAGGTGCCCGGGGGTTCTGGATTGGTATTGGCACAGGTATTTTCTTCCTGTCAATTACCGAATTGATGTGTGTCTATAGATCAAACTGGacaaaaattcttcaaacagcaaaaaaaatgcataaCTACTAGTTTGGTCAAATTATTACGGATTTTAATTATTATTAGACAACTTGATAAAGTATTATAGATATTGTAAATAAATGAATGCTTAGTTTCTCGTATGTGAAAAACTAGGTatttggcaaaaaaaaatttaataaatGTGAAATTTAGTTGTTTTTATGATGAAACGAATGACTGTAATAAATGTGTAAAATAGTTGACTCACGAATATGAATCGAACCTCATGGTATCGAAGAACCATTTCATTaagacaaaagaaaatgtgGTCTTTGTTGATGGTAAGAACGAAAAAGGGAATGTAcgtttgaagaaagaacgAAATTAAAGATAGGtttgaaatcattaatCTCATATATATTGAGTTCAAAAACCCCCTTCTTATTTCTTagatttctttgatttcttagCTGGTTTTGGCTTTGGTGTTGAAACAGCGGTTTCACCAGAGTTTCTAGCGGAAGCAATACTGTTCATGGTCTTTTCTGATGGCAATGGTTGGAAATTGTTACCGTTGTTAGCTAAACCTAATCTTTCCAAACCAAGGTAACTTGCTAAAGGAATGAACAAACATGGAACACAACCTAACAATATAATATCAAGAATACCATACCAAACGGCCTCGGAGTCCGGTTGGATAACGTTACCACCTTCACATAGACCGAAACAGATTGGGTAGATCAACCAAATGAACATAATAATACCAAAGAACCAGTTGAAGACGTAGAACACATCTCTACCAATGTTTCTAACCAAGTTTCTTGTTGTGGTCATAACAGAAATACTGCAGATAACGATAGCGGCGGCGCCAATACTGTAGTAACCCCATTTGTAGGTGGAATAGACACAGCCAGCGATCAAGTAACaaacagaaaagatttCAGCAACACCAACATTGAAAGCAATTTGCCACTTTGGGGTGTTACCGAAAAGTGAGGCTTGAACGATTGGCCATGGAAGAGCCATAAACCAACCAATTTTTCTGGAATAGAAAACTTGTCTAGTACCTGGATGGTCCGGTTGATTGTCGATTTTGACGTGGTTATACTTTGCGTGTACTGGAATCCAACCCAAGTTAGAAGCCATAGTGAAATAATTGATCGACATGAACAAAACAGGGGCGATAGCGGTGCAGTACACTATTCTTTCGTTTGCTGGTTTTCTGAACATTAAACCGATCAAGACCATTGCCATTAATAGGAAAACACAAAAAGCAGCCCATAACCAATCGGAACCACGGTTGGTAATGTGGAAATCAGCACCTGTTGGTGGATTGATCTTTATGGCTTGGTTACCGcctcttttgaaaagctcGACGTAGTCTGTCATTATAAATTCTGAATTATGATAGTGTTGGGATATTAAAATTAAAATGGGAGTGAATAATAGAAGAATGAAATATTAAAAGGGATTAATTAACAATTAAGTATTAGTTGAAAAGTATTGgttctgtttttttctaagttttcttctttttattgatctattattattattgaaaaatctaacAATATGCTTCTACTATGGGTACCGAATACTCAAGACTGAACAGCACGAAATACTCTACAACATCAATTCGATAATGACTATTTATACGTTTGACAAGAACGGAGATCGgtccattttttctaacCGTTTCGAAACCCAAAACTCACTCACTCACCCTCTATCCCCAATACCCGATTCTCTCGCACTATTTGTTTTGCAATTACCACAAGCAGTAGCTCAATTATGGAACGAGTGCTTTTGGCCCTTGAAGAAGTCCACAGACGTGCTTACTGAAATTCCTACAATGTGATAGCCTATTCCCCTAACGAAAGcgaatttttttcatttttatttagCTCATTCCTATTGAGAGTATTAAGGAAATTAAAAGCCTTAAACAGGATGGCACAACTTCATCAACCGATTACCTTTTTTGGTTAATTAACTTATGCCATCCCCCATTGCCATCCAAAAATCCGTCAAGTCGCCACTAAATGGCCCGCTGCTACCTTCTTTCGGCATATTCAACACATAAATGACGTTGTTGAGTGTGCTGCAGCCTGCCCAGATTCCTCTTACAAgcttttgttttcattttaccactttttttgttacttattctttttttttctcgcttttttcattctttgatttaGCGACGCATTTTATTCCCGCAAATGCATCAATAGCTgagatgcgatgagattCCATGACAAAGATGCATATGAACTAGTGATGTGCGCACAGATTTTCCGGAGTCGGTTCGTCGTAACAACAACTGGAACGAGACGTCTCCCTTATTGGGACCATGTATTCAACTACTTCCAAACCcccaaaaaaattgaagaaaatgtaAAAAGAAGTGGAGGACGCAATACCTTCCGATGCTGCTAGGGGAATGGATGCCCTAAATCtctcaagaaaaatatattcctCAGCATCCCTGAGAACTTCAGCAAGAAGCTCGAGGGCTGCTGCCACTGCTTCCATATGGGGCTATGATGGGAATCTGGGCGACATTGACACTTGGGGGCTCCGTTTGCTGTGGAATGCAGCTAACGGAAGCTGTGGGCAGAACGGATTTTAGGAGGTGTGGTCCCTCAATTCTCGACCCTCAAAATCAAGGCAATGGTTCTCTCGCAGATGTCATCTCTTCCTTGTGAGCAAGTTCCGGCCAGTTCGTGAGGGTGGGTGGAATGAAGACACCGGCAGGGATCCAAGATGAGTGGTAGCTTCAGTTTGTTCCCACCGTGCACTGCCCATGGCTCTCGGGAGGCAACGGGCGGCCACATCTGATGAGGACAAGGGTCGGTGGGAAATCGCCGTACTTGTCGATGCTGGGAGTCTGGGTCTTCGCATATACTTTGGTAGGGCCGTACATTTTGGCATCGCCTGGGTTTATTCAATCCGCAGATGCTTTAAAAAACAGGGACACATGTCTCCTTGGCAAACCACACAGTGCGAAAGACGGTGACTTACCGTAGTACGTTTTGAGTCGAGTCGTTTGCGTAGCAGTTGCTTCGCGTTCTTGCTCTATCCTGCGGTCAAGGCGAGCTTGTGTCGACGTGAGCGTGCACTCGAAGCGGCATCTCAGGGTCTCGAAATGCCAATGCTTGGATATCTTTGACGTGATGGACCAGCTACTTACAGGTGGTCTCTGCACTCGCGCGGCGATGAGCCGGCGGTTTGTATATGTGTCTTGTACTTGTCGTGCGAAGGGGAGTGTGACGTCTTGGCGGGCTAGTTGCCTTCCCCAAACTACAGCAACGTCACAAAACGCATAAGCGGGGGTGGGCACACGTAAATCGATGGAGTTTTGTAACCAACCGTATTTATTTCAAGCTGTTCTCTGCATGTATGCCAAGTCTTACGTTCGAGTGCTCTGTGAGGCGAAGGTATCTTATGGAGGGAGCTTCTTTGGAGCGAGAAGTCGAGAGCACCACGCATCGTCAGGATACGAGGGCGGATGAGGCAGGATGCCTTTGAAACGGATGCTGAAGACAGTTCGAGAGGATCTCACGGTTCCTTGGGATTACTCAAGCCGTCGGGCAGACAACAGGAGACTTCGCTGTTTGTATATAAAGATGTAGCTCCCAATTGAGGGCCATAAGCGACAACAGACTGGATTTGAGCAACAGCATATTGCGTTGAGGATCTAAGAGGCCTGCGACGTGCATAGTTTGCTTCAAGACTTGGCATAATTTGCAGGGCTCGAGAAAAATGGTTTTGGGCCCTTGAAAGGCACGTTATGGCTCGTGGTCTACCAACGGCACCAATTCAGCAGTGCTACATAGTAGTACGAGCATTTTGCGAGAAAATCTCAAGATTTTGGTCCATCCATCATGGCCCTTGTGGCTCACTTAAAACTGATGAGGGATTTCTTATTACCGTATGTGTTACTGCCTTTTCGCTTCAACATCCATCGACCACAGCAGTGCGCTAGCTGAGTAATGCTCAAGTTACAGGGGTTGGAGTTCTTGCAACTGTACGGCTTTACCAGCAAAGCTGTTGTGATTACGCCTTGTATTGGAAACTGTAATTACATTGCAAGATTCCAAGACATCTAACGATTGCCTGAgctcatttttttacccGGAATGGCAAATGCGATGCATTGCCAATATGCATATAAAGAAAGCAATGTGTTCCTTGATAAGGGTGGGTATATTTCAGGTCCCGGTCACTTGTTGCATCTAAGGAGCAAATAAGGACCAGATAGACTTCTTCGTGACCTACCCGCGATCTTTCTGCACACGATTGAGTAGGAAATGAGCGGAAACAGACTAGATTTCAGCCATTTGGAACCCTTTTACCATGTGCCAGACGCACGATTGTCTGAAGGTATTACATATGTGAAGGAGACAGACACACTACTCTGGGTTGATATATACAGAGGGCTGATCCACAAACTGGAGGACCGCAACAATATAGATGTCTCTTATGATTGTATTACGATAGCCCCCGAGACTTATAGCCAAACGTCAAATTTAAGACACCCGGAGCCCAGCTGTAAAGAGTCTGTCGGTGTCGTTTTCCCTGTAATTAATGGCGACGCTAAGCAGATAACCGATGTGCTGTTTGCCTCGAAATTTGGCATCGGAAAGACAAGTTTCAGAGACAAAACCTGGGAATATATTCTCCTGTATACGTCCTGTCCAGAAATCAGCGAGGAGAGGGCACTCAGGTTGAGGTCAAACGACGGCAACGTTTCTCCCTGTGGTGAGTACCTCTTAGTCGGCTTGATGAACGACTTCCCCTATGATGTTACGGATGAGGGCTGCATAGTGCGTGTCTCATTGAACCATCCCAGGAAGGTTGAAATGTTCTGGGAGCGCATCAAGATACCAAATGCCATTCACTGGAGTCGCAACGGTGACTGCACTTACGTCACAGACTCGCTGGACTTCGCTATTTGGAAGCTGGATGCCAAGACAGGCGAAAGGACAAGACTGATCGACgtcaaaaaatacaacCCGGATTTCGACTCCCCCGAGCCGGATGGCAGTGCGATAAACCATGTCTCCAGCACCCTTTTCGTCGCTGTGTGGTCCACAGCCAAAATTCAAGAATACTCGATTGAGTCCGGTCGTTTGATTAGAGAGTTTATTCTGCCATCATCCACTCCAAAGGTTTCCTGCTGTGTCATAGTCGGCCCGGATCTCTATGTAACAACAGGCAATGCTAAGACACCGAACGGCCCAGAGACCACCGTAGATTCAGTGGGTGGttccattttcaagataCCCAATGCAGTGGAGATCTCGCATAACGAATCCTCCAAGAACCAGCTAGTGTGGTGAAAGAAAGTTCGGGAAGTATCTTAATAAtgcttcttcaaattttaataATGCTTCCTCACATTTTATTAATCCTGGCTACTGATaagaatttccaaattaCTAAACTTCTCTAATCAGATTTGATGCAGTTTTCAACACGCCGTCGCTGTTATTGTATTATGCACCCTTGTCGCACAGAACTGTTCGTACGATTTTAGCCGTATCCCAAAAAGGcaagttttgaaaataaaaataaaacttACTAAGATTTCATAATCACAGTGCTGCAATGAACAGGCATTTGTTCGAATCTGCCAGTTGcccctaacagaatattAAAAGTCTTGTTTATATAAACCGAACTGCAAGCCGGATATTACAGTTGGATATCGAAGTTGGATATTATAGTTGAATAATTGATCACTTGGAAAGCCAGGCTCATATAAGTACAATCGATTACCAAACATACAACAAAATGGCCCCAAAAGTTGCTATCATAATCTACACTCTTTACGGACACACCGCTACCTTGGCtgaagctgaaaagaaggGTGTTGAAGCTGCTGGTGGATCCGCTGAGATTTTCCAAGTCCCAGAAACCTTATCACCAGAAGTGGTTCAGGCTATGGGTGGTCAACCAAAACCTGATTACCCATTAGCTACCAGGGAAACGTTGGAAGATTACGACGCCTTTTTGTTTGGTGTGCCAACCCGTTTCGGTAATGCTTCAGCACAATTCCGTTCCTTCTGGGATGCAACCGGTGGGCTATGGGCTAAAGGTGCATTGCATGGTAAGCCAGCTGGTATGTTTGTTTCTACCGGAACTGGTGGTGGTAGAGAAGCTACAATTATCAACAATCTATCGACTTTAGTTCATCACGGTATGATTTTCGTCCCATTGGGTTACAAGAACAGTTTCTCTGAGCTGTGCAACATCACTGAGCCTCACGGCAGTTCAGCATGGGGTGCGGGTGCTCTCTCTGCATCTGATGGTTCCAGACAGCCATCCGCACTAGAGTTGTCAATTCACGAAATTCAAGGTAAGACTTTCTATGAGActattcaaaagttctaAATAAATACACGATCTTAGTCGTTTATacaagaaattttcatctttgtaCTTCAGCTTTTATAGTCTTCGATTTAATTTAGCATATGCGTCTTCTGAGCAGAGATAATGAAGGAAGGAGAAACCGTTACAGATAACTAACTGatgctgatttttttcGGAAGTCGATCCATGGAATGAGATGCCCATTctcatttctttgaaagataatgaGCTTACAGAAACGTTAGTTGAGATGACTGCCAGACATCATTTCCCATCATCTCTATAAACAAACATTTCATTTATTGGTCTTCTGCCGTCTTTTTCCATCTGATTCTCCGCACACTCTCTcaattctttcatatatttcaaGCAGTTCTCATTGATTGTTCTTGTTTCCATGTTGTCTCTTATGCAGCTTTCATATCTTTTCATGTGATCTCCGCATTTATTCATCACTCTTTGAACACTAGGGACATTATCCTGGATACATTTTGCGAGATCTTTTTGCCTGTATGTGCATTGTGACGGATCCTCGTGATTTTGACTTATACATTTATGGTATTCCATAAACTGGGTTGGGCAGTGTGCAGCCACATCCTCCATAATCAATTGGTCCAGAAAATTTGACATATTGGCAGTACTGTTTTGTCTCTATTCAAATGCATAAGATTGAAATATATCGCTAAATATTCACATTTGTATTATATCTTTATTGATAAAAGCGAGTTAAGCCACATGAAAAGCAAAGAGCATACATAGATAAGCTGGAAAGGTATATGAATTCCCTGTTTTTGCAGTATCAATTTGGGAATATTCACGATGGTGCACTGCAAAGATTAGCAAGAAAGTCAGAATTCGAGAGACTTTTAGAGTCAGCGACTCCAAATTGCTACAAATATGCTAGGGgcaaaaaagatgtcagCGGTATAAGTTGTCTTGAAATGGACGACACAACCGGACAGTTCCTCTTGAGTTGCGGCACGGATGGTTCTGTTAGTGTGTGGTCATTGGATGAGAAATTAGACACTGTTAATAATGAGCTTTACAGTAAAAGAATAAATTACAATGCTAAAAGTATAGGCACTGAAGAATTATCACCTTCGAAAAAACGTGCAAAAACTTCGTCACCAGCGCCAAGAATGGTTCACAGCTTCGAAACACGGCAAAGCAAATTCAGAATGTATCGACAGTCTTCAGATCTAAATAAACTTGCAGAGCAAGAAACAGAGGACAACAGCATCAGTGAGGGCCATCGATTCCGAATAGCAAGCGCAAAATGGTATTCTATAGACAACGGAATGTTTTTCACAGGCTCCAACGACTGCAGAGTTAAAATATGGGACACTAACTCCTTTGAACCGGTACAGGAAGTCAATTTAGACTATCGAATAAATCAAATAGACACAGACAACGAAGGAACGTATATTGTGGCTGCAACTGAGGACTATTTCCCACGTATCATTGATCTCAAGAATATAGTAAGCTCCGGAATCACTAATTTATCTTCGCAGGACATGAATCATGAAATTCTTTGCTGCAAATTCAACCCTGTAAAGACACACATCGTTAGCACGGGTGACTCTCAAGGTAATATAAAACTATGGGACCTTAGAATGAGGAATAGGTTACTGCTAGAATTGCGCCAGCGCGACTCCAGAAGGGCACATTTGAAGAGTTGCAACGACCTGTGTTGGAATGCCGGAGGCACCGAACTGGCATCAACGGGAAATGATGGGAAGTGTTACATTTGGTCGCCTTTCACCACTCCCATTTCTTCCAGACAGATTGGACCCATGGATCTTATGCGAAATAACAGTAAAAAAAGGACTTCTCAACGTCTACTGCGTTTTGAAGACTATCTGCTATGTAATACGGACTACGGAGAGATTCAAGTTTTCGAAACGGCTGAAGGAAAGCTGTGCAATAAGATTGATTATCCAGTTTCTCAACTACCAAGTAAATCCGACGCTGCGCGGTTCTCCGGCATGGCGATGCAGTCTTCCTTAGCAAATTCGAGAGGTATACGACTCTATTTGGGTACAACGGCTGCAAATAGCAACGGTATGGAGAATAGTGCCTGCCTTTGCGAGTATATGTAATCGAAGTAGTTTCTTGAACTGTGTAGTATATAATGAACATCCTTATTACCCTCCTCCACACCCTTCGGAATAATATCAAGGCGAAATTGGCAGGATGCACGATGGCGCCTGCATAGGTAAACGAGTTAAAAAAACTAGGATTGTTGTACCCCTTCCGAGTGACAACAAATAGATTCATACATTGGAATTGACAGTTATTCTGCACGCTGTAGGTTGtttgaaagtgaagattATTACCATACGTGTACAACACAAGGTCTGTTTGTGGGTAAGCAGGTTGTTAATCTTTCAGTATCCAAATCGCTTAGGAGATAGCTCGTGGGGAAAGTTTTGCTGAGCAAAAGGGAAAGCCCCCACTGAATATATACTTATCGTGCGCAACATACTATATCTGGCCATAATCGAGAGGAGGCGAGCCACTGTAGCATCTTTTGATCCGGTACAGTAACTTTTGTTTGCTGGTGACCGTTTGACGGCATAAGCAGAAGTGGTacagatttcaaaaacaagaaagGATAGGATTTGTATAAAACAGGAAATACAGTTGCTCTTATCAAAGGTGTCAAGAGGAGTTGAAGAGAAGAGAATCGCATTTTCTCATTCTATTCAGAAGGCAGAACATTGTGGGCGTGAGTTTGTGTGTAAGGTTTTGCCTCTGCTTTGATTAATACTATATTATGGCTAGCAATCTCGCAGCTTATTTTGCTGAACAGAGTCAAAAGCAGCAAAGCTCTAAGTTGAATAATTCAACAGACAAGAAAGATGGCGGCACAGACGATATGGGACCGAGTACGTCTATGGCAGTAGAGGCAGCAGACGATGATAGCTTTGAAAGATCCACATACAACCTGAAGAGAACAAGGTCGATGGGACTTCTAGATGATTATATTGATCCCACAAAGAAACTACTGGGTAAAACGGACAATGAGgtaaataaaaagaatgataGCACAAACGCGGCAACTAATGACAATGACGAAGACAATGATAATGGCAAAGGTAAAGGTAAAGCCAAAGATATTAATGGCAAAGGTAAAAGCAAAGACAAAGATAACGAGAAGTACAAAGGCAAAGACAAAGACGAACACAAGTATGATGATACCCATGGTGTCGAAAATAAGGATACCGACAAGTTTCTTGAGAAAAACAATAGCAAATATGAATACGAAGATGATTACAACTCAGATAGCAACAGTTTAGACAGTGAAGAGAGTGATGAGAGCGATAACgaaagtgaagatgacaGGTATGACTACGGTAACGATGAGGATTATCAAGATGACGGTTTGCAAAGGTATGAAAGCTATAGTAGGCAagattcttcatcatcatcagtgTCACCACCTCCTGCGGATAATGACAATTTTCTCATGCCGCAAGATGACAacgatctttttgaagaaccAGAAAGGCATGTTGATTATCTATCTCATGATTGGAATGAATCAGAAATATCAAGTTCCTGGAAATATATcatactgaaaaaaaagaaaaaaaatgaagatctAGTTAATGCTGCAAGGCTGGAGAATGCATCCTGGAGAACATGGGCAAAAGCAAgaaatcatttgaaaacCGTTTCACCAGAGGTTGTTAATTGGTCAAAGGATTCAGACGTTACGTGGTTGTATGGTCCTATTATTCGTGGAACCGATAACGGCGCCGGTGAATACGTTGAGATAGGATATGGttctgatgatgaaacaTCGAAGAGATTAACTACTAAAAAatctagaaaaaaaaaatcgaagTCTTCTAACTCGTCGTCATCCTCTTCTACTGCATCTGCAACACCAAAGccaattttaaaaaaaagaagtgtTACCGAGATCatcaaagagaattctCTTTGGAAATTGAATGAAGCAAGGAAACATATCAATGACTTAAGGTATGCTTCTACAAGGCACATGCGTGATGATTACGATGATTACGATGCATTAGCAGCAAAGGTTAATGCACAGTACTATCAAACCCCCAATAAAGATCAAGATTCAAATGAATATAAACAAAATATGGAACGTTCGCAAATTATTGATGTCAAGTCTGGAAAAATTACAGCTGATAGCGACGTACCGAAGAATGATTCAAGCAACGCTTTGCATCAGATCACTTCTCGGGATCCATCAATAAGAGGTTCagatcattttgaaaatgaaaatcaagCAAAAGAAGACACAGCACCGTCAGGTATATTAAACTCGCCAAATCATAGTAAAGATGTATCTAATAGTGGAAAGATACAAAAAGATAGGCATATCCATTTCAACGATCGTGTTGAACAGTGCATGGCCATTGGGCGTACGTTTTCAAATAGCGATTcaagtgatgatgaagattaTGGTGAAAACACGTATGCTGCTCAACAAAATGGTACAGGTACTTTTTTTAGCTCGGACGATCAATTGAGATCAGGTGCTGCAGCTCACGTCGAAGATAGATCAGCATCCTCCTCTGATAACGATCaagacgaagatgatgatgaagatgataatgCAGGCCTGTTTATCAATCCTACTATGAGTAGAAGAGCCGATTCCAATGCACACTACTCAGCAACCGATACTTCATCACAAAGTTCTGCTCAATCAAAACTAGGACTAGACCCAATAATTAAACTTCTTCCCGCAACAACCTTGAATTACGGctctgatgatgaagcaTCAGATAACAGTGACTTCAATGGCAGTTATGGTAATGCTATATCGCATAATGTTAATACCTACAGAGGTTATGATTACATGTACGATTATAATTCCGTTTATACGGGTGACACCTCCAATTTCCTCCCAGTCGATAATTGTGACGTAGTCGATCTCCCAGAAGGACTGAACCTACACAGTGCTATGGCTTCTGACACTGCATCCAATTACGAACTGAATCACTCTATATCCTCAACAAATGGAAGTGGGCTTTCTGGCCAGTCAACTTCTCATAACAGAGATTCGATGTATCATGATACAGATAGTGATTCATTGAACAGTGGAGACGAgttcattgaaaattccGTGGAAAAAAGCAGTGATGATGACAATTatgatgatggtgatgataatgatggtGACGAGAAACCAGCTGATGATTCTGCTGTCCAccaggaagaaaaagatggtCGTTCTGATCAGGCTAAAGATAAGGAAGATGACAGTAACTCATTGAAGAGAACAGTCTCATTCGGGAAAAATAATTCTTGTTCTGCAAAAGATTTACGAAAGCAGCC
It encodes the following:
- the REG1 gene encoding protein phosphatase regulator REG1 (similar to Saccharomyces cerevisiae REG1 (YDR028C) and REG2 (YBR050C); ancestral locus Anc_3.258), which encodes MASNLAAYFAEQSQKQQSSKLNNSTDKKDGGTDDMGPSTSMAVEAADDDSFERSTYNLKRTRSMGLLDDYIDPTKKLLGKTDNEVNKKNDSTNAATNDNDEDNDNGKGKGKAKDINGKGKSKDKDNEKYKGKDKDEHKYDDTHGVENKDTDKFLEKNNSKYEYEDDYNSDSNSLDSEESDESDNESEDDRYDYGNDEDYQDDGLQRYESYSRQDSSSSSVSPPPADNDNFLMPQDDNDLFEEPERHVDYLSHDWNESEISSSWKYIILKKKKKNEDLVNAARLENASWRTWAKARNHLKTVSPEVVNWSKDSDVTWLYGPIIRGTDNGAGEYVEIGYGSDDETSKRLTTKKSRKKKSKSSNSSSSSSTASATPKPILKKRSVTEIIKENSLWKLNEARKHINDLRYASTRHMRDDYDDYDALAAKVNAQYYQTPNKDQDSNEYKQNMERSQIIDVKSGKITADSDVPKNDSSNALHQITSRDPSIRGSDHFENENQAKEDTAPSGILNSPNHSKDVSNSGKIQKDRHIHFNDRVEQCMAIGRTFSNSDSSDDEDYGENTYAAQQNGTGTFFSSDDQLRSGAAAHVEDRSASSSDNDQDEDDDEDDNAGLFINPTMSRRADSNAHYSATDTSSQSSAQSKLGLDPIIKLLPATTLNYGSDDEASDNSDFNGSYGNAISHNVNTYRGYDYMYDYNSVYTGDTSNFLPVDNCDVVDLPEGLNLHSAMASDTASNYELNHSISSTNGSGLSGQSTSHNRDSMYHDTDSDSLNSGDEFIENSVEKSSDDDNYDDGDDNDGDEKPADDSAVHQEEKDGRSDQAKDKEDDSNSLKRTVSFGKNNSCSAKDLRKQPSNTSLKPPTTRSFISGQPLVTSNNSKSSPSHSNETSRPKISSVHSSSSSTSSRPRFVKRNSSSSNFIFLSDSDDSNDEDDGNESLEENQVSDYDSSLRYNKLPNSDEVTHISSSLPALKDNSKNAAPQSTTIKPALDSNAPSTSPLSSDLSKIIRIKNSSSPPEAKSSDVAISGSFSPLYDSVKSITAKKGILNKGNATDLHEMNKNLEDYHIDENSNERSPANVNTNQGSTESVHKMMQNARDIAQKYLHSWKKVDGKQEDTRKDVLNHR
- the MIX14 gene encoding Mix14p (similar to Saccharomyces cerevisiae MIC14 (YDR031W); ancestral locus Anc_3.260) is translated as MSNFLDQLIMEDVAAHCPTQFMEYHKCISQNHEDPSQCTYRQKDLAKCIQDNVPSVQRVMNKCGDHMKRYESCIRDNMETRTINENCLKYMKELRECAENQMEKDGRRPINEMFVYRDDGK
- a CDS encoding regucalcin (similar to Saccharomyces cerevisiae YBR053C; ancestral locus Anc_3.262) — translated: MSGNRLDFSHLEPFYHVPDARLSEGITYVKETDTLLWVDIYRGLIHKLEDRNNIDVSYDCITIAPETYSQTSNLRHPEPSCKESVGVVFPVINGDAKQITDVLFASKFGIGKTSFRDKTWEYILLYTSCPEISEERALRLRSNDGNVSPCGEYLLVGLMNDFPYDVTDEGCIVRVSLNHPRKVEMFWERIKIPNAIHWSRNGDCTYVTDSLDFAIWKLDAKTGERTRLIDVKKYNPDFDSPEPDGSAINHVSSTLFVAVWSTAKIQEYSIESGRLIREFILPSSTPKVSCCVIVGPDLYVTTGNAKTPNGPETTVDSVGGSIFKIPNAVEISHNESSKNQLVW
- the RAD28 gene encoding Rad28p (similar to Saccharomyces cerevisiae RAD28 (YDR030C); ancestral locus Anc_3.259) codes for the protein MNSLFLQYQFGNIHDGALQRLARKSEFERLLESATPNCYKYARGKKDVSGISCLEMDDTTGQFLLSCGTDGSVSVWSLDEKLDTVNNELYSKRINYNAKSIGTEELSPSKKRAKTSSPAPRMVHSFETRQSKFRMYRQSSDLNKLAEQETEDNSISEGHRFRIASAKWYSIDNGMFFTGSNDCRVKIWDTNSFEPVQEVNLDYRINQIDTDNEGTYIVAATEDYFPRIIDLKNIVSSGITNLSSQDMNHEILCCKFNPVKTHIVSTGDSQGNIKLWDLRMRNRLLLELRQRDSRRAHLKSCNDLCWNAGGTELASTGNDGKCYIWSPFTTPISSRQIGPMDLMRNNSKKRTSQRLLRFEDYLLCNTDYGEIQVFETAEGKLCNKIDYPVSQLPSKSDAARFSGMAMQSSLANSRGIRLYLGTTAANSNGMENSACLCEYM
- a CDS encoding opsin family protein (similar to Saccharomyces cerevisiae YRO2 (YBR054W) and MRH1 (YDR033W); ancestral locus Anc_3.263), translating into MTDYVELFKRGGNQAIKINPPTGADFHITNRGSDWLWAAFCVFLLMAMVLIGLMFRKPANERIVYCTAIAPVLFMSINYFTMASNLGWIPVHAKYNHVKIDNQPDHPGTRQVFYSRKIGWFMALPWPIVQASLFGNTPKWQIAFNVGVAEIFSVCYLIAGCVYSTYKWGYYSIGAAAIVICSISVMTTTRNLVRNIGRDVFYVFNWFFGIIMFIWLIYPICFGLCEGGNVIQPDSEAVWYGILDIILLGCVPCLFIPLASYLGLERLGLANNGNNFQPLPSEKTMNSIASARNSGETAVSTPKPKPAKKSKKSKK
- the PST2 gene encoding flavodoxin-like fold family protein (similar to Saccharomyces cerevisiae RFS1 (YBR052C) and PST2 (YDR032C); ancestral locus Anc_3.261) — protein: MAPKVAIIIYTLYGHTATLAEAEKKGVEAAGGSAEIFQVPETLSPEVVQAMGGQPKPDYPLATRETLEDYDAFLFGVPTRFGNASAQFRSFWDATGGLWAKGALHGKPAGMFVSTGTGGGREATIINNLSTLVHHGMIFVPLGYKNSFSELCNITEPHGSSAWGAGALSASDGSRQPSALELSIHEIQGKTFYETIQKF